From Triticum urartu cultivar G1812 chromosome 2, Tu2.1, whole genome shotgun sequence, a single genomic window includes:
- the LOC125534194 gene encoding uncharacterized protein LOC125534194 → MDAAALGGLDDLDFDLGSLDGFECFNFDLPDYLTKFCAGDGDGECLLPDVADKEGDSGVDLGSRDGDCGGDVGRESSPDSVLTDDGAPPSESLVDREDGEMWAYMRDLERFLLEDDGEAGGLFAEKDLAPDNHFFNNLVVPYVEPSTAPEEFADGDHFFGDLDDCYAEPATPGKDLIAGNYFFSDLVYIEPSTAGEDPVSNGYFYDAAVVDDGCVEPAANASVEDAASATEEEDAATGEYYDDDDDDEASSRKRARQRKGTAAVPREAELRATPMMHAISLIGCRRLGHHRLPPCATVCISA, encoded by the exons ATGGACGCCGCCGCGCTGGGTGGCCTTGATGATCTCGACTTCGACTTGGGTTCTCTGGATGGGTTCGAGTGCTTCAACTTCGACCTGCCGGACTACCTCACCAAGTTCTGCGCcggggacggcgacggcgagTGCTTACTGCCCGACGTAGCCGATAAGGAGGGCGATTCGGGTGTGGATTTGGGTTCTCGTGACGGTGACTGTGGCGGCGACGTAGGGAGGGAGAGCTCGCCGGACTCCGTGCTGACGGATGACGGCGCGCCGCCGTCTGAGTCGTTGGTGGATCGCGAGGACGGCGAGATGTGGGCCTACATGCGCGATCTGGAGAGGTTTCTCTTGGAGGATGACGGCGAGGCCGGAGGGCTGTTCGCGGAGAAGGATCTTGCCCCCGACAACCACTTCTTCAACAACCTGGTTGTTCCTTACGTCGAGCCGTCGACTGCACCCGAGGAGTTTGCGGACGGCGATCACTTCTTCGGCGATCTCGACGACTGTTACGCCGAGCCGGCGACTCCAGGGAAGGATCTCATCGCCGGCAACTACTTCTTCAGCGATCTCGTTTACATCGAGCCGTCGACTGCAGGGGAGGATCCCGTTTCCAACGGCTACTTCTACGATGCTGCTGTTGTGGACGACGGCTGCGTCGAGCCGGCGGCCAACGCCAGCGTGGAGGATGCTGCATCGGCGACGGAAGAGGAGGATGCTGCTACCGGCGAGTActacgacgacgacgacgacgacgaagcgTCCTCGAGGAAGCGGGCAAG GCAGAGAAAGGGCACCGCCGCGGTGCCACGCGAAGCAGAGCTCCGGGCAACGCCAATGATGCATGCCATCTCGTTGATCGGGTGCCGGCGCCTTGGCCACCACCGGTTGCCTCCCTGCGCCACAGTGTGCATCTCGGCCTGA